From the genome of Magnolia sinica isolate HGM2019 chromosome 12, MsV1, whole genome shotgun sequence:
TTTCTAGTGATTGTCATTGGCTAGTAGAAGCATCGGAAAAAGGAAAATGAATACTAAAAAAGTCTACTCAATCATGCCGAACAGAAAAAGTGCTAGTAAAAGATGATAAGCGTCGGTGAACCATTTGCTGACACACTCCTTTTTCTTTTGTGACCTTTACCGGCACTTCTGACTGCCGGTAAAGGTCATTTTTCTTGTAATGTGAATGTTCACCTTATATAgcaaaaatcagatcaatccaaaactcatgaaAGCCACAACGTAGGAACAGTGTAAACTCACAACTAAAGCTCCTAAACTTACATGTAATCCATCCAAATTTGGACCAGGTTATTTATGGAATTTATCTTCACTGCCAATGGTTTCAtccgatgaatggcttggatggcatgtaaaccaCACGATGGCCTGAAGGTCTCTATGGTGGGCGTCCCCATCCAAAAATTTTCCTATGATATggctcacttgaactttggatcagcttgattatTGGGATCAGGTCCTAAAATGAGGTATCTCAAtctgatgaacagagtagatgtcagacaaatattacagtgggcccacattcCACTGATATTCAACGGCTTTCCTATAATGTTTTGCAGGCTTTCATTGGATAACACAACTCTCAGAGAAATGAGACAGATTcttatgatagttcaccaccactttAAAATGGTGGTAACTGTTCCACCATAACGCATGGCATGGTTGAACCGCAACCCATGTCTAAATCATTAAACCAATTACGGATAGAACATAACCCAAAAATTATACTGAGAATGTGATAGAAACCATTTGATTTGCCAttagaatttggaccactcactattttgaTGATGTGCTACATTACACCATGAGTGTGGCATGTGagaaggatgagtcaccaccattctcAAAATGGTGATAAGATATCATAGAACACAGTCCCACCCATATTAGGACACTTTGGTAAGGCTTTCAACAGCAAAAGAACACAATCCCACTCATATTAGGATTCTTATAGAACTCAAAAAAGGATACAATCATACTCACATTAGGACTCTTCTCAAGGCTTTCAAAACAAGCATACTCATGTTAGGACTCTTGTCAAGGTTTCAAGGCAAACACAAATCAAAAGAACAAAATCACACTCATATTAGGACTCctcaaggctttcaataccaaacacaattaaaataatacaatcacACTCATATTAGGACTCTTCTCAAGACTTTTAATGGCAAACACAAATTAAAATAACACAATATCCCACTCATATTAGGACTCTTCTCAAGACTTTGAATGGCTTTTACAAATTAAGAGAATACAATCACACACATATTAGGATTCTTCTCAAGTCTTCCAAGATCTAAAACAACACTCATTGAACTCCAAACAACACCAAAGCAAAAGGAACCAATGATACAACAAATGAGAACTGTAGGTTTTTAGAACTTGGACTGGAGGTAATCCACTGCATCCTTGTCCAGCTGGAAGGCCTTGGTAAGGACCTCAGTCGAAATGGGCCCATTCGATCCGAAGACAGAATTAGCGATGGTGATCACACCTGGGTTTTCGCTGCTGAGGGCCGCGATCGCAACGGCACTCCCATACCCGATGTTACGCTGGAAGTGAATGAGTCCCTCTGGGAAGACAAACACATCACCCTTTTGGAGGACCTTCGCAATCAGACGGTTGTCGGGGTTGGACGTGACGAAGCCGGCATAGATGGTGCCCTCCACAACCGTTAGGATCTCGGTGGCCCGCGGGTGAGTGTGGGGCGAAATGAGGCCCCATGGTGCATAGTCTATGCGAACCATTGAGATGCCGAGCGTGTTAAGTCCAGGTAAATGGGCTGCGAAGACGGGAGTGACTGCCGATCCAAGGAAGTTTGATGTGTTGCCTGGTTTGTGGAGCCCAGTGAAGAAGAAATCGTCGGCTTGAGCGAGCTTTGGGTCCTCACAGGCTAATCCATTAACCAACACTGCCATGATTCATAATCTAAATTAGTGAAATGAAATGTTTTGCTAAAATGTTAATACTATATCCCTTTTACTAAGGATTGAGGACCTGTTCGAGTTAGGTGTGGCTTGACTGGGTTGACTCAGAACTAGTTGAGTCCAGTCTAGTTTCAGCTTTGTGAATAATGGGCGAGTCTACCCAACTAGAGCGAGTCATGACTCAAGTAAGGAGTGAAGGAAACTTTGATTTTTACCCAAATATAATGACGCGTAGGACTGTTAATAAGCCAGGCTCAGGCTAGACCAAGGTCAGCCTGAGCCATATAAGTACCTGTTTGGACCCAATTCTCCAATTGAAGCAAATGGGTTTTGAGAAAGTGCATCGAAATACTTAGCACAAACTAGGGTTTGGCTCAAAATAGTATTTAGATGCACCATTTAGAGTGGGTCCATCTAAGCCTTAAAATTTGGGCCTGACCCGTGTGCTTGAAAGACCTAAGCTTAGGCCCATGGAAGTTATGAATGGGCTGAGATTTGGGCTTGAATAGAAATTATAAATTTAAGCCCAAGAAAAGCTTGTCTACTTCGATGATGAAAAACCAGGCTCAGGGCTGGCGCGCCCACCGGTCTAATGACTAAACCCAAGCCCAGAAATGGCTGGCTTGACCCAATAGACCGTGATCTGGCCTAGCCCATTGACGGCCTTGATAGAGTGATTGTGGTAATTGTAGTAGTGATGAGGGAAGTACCTTGACTGTTGGGCTTGGCCACACAGAAATCCTGCAAAGGGCTTGAGGCTAAGGCAAGAGAGCAACTGAGAGCTAAAAAACCCAAGAAGAGAATGTGGTGGGCCATCTCTAAAACTCCCCCTCTTCTCAATACTAATCAAGGAAAGGAGATCCAATGGTTAGAAACCTTTGAAATTTTTCGAGTTATGAAACAGGGATGGTTTGGGGTTGATATATATAGGGAGAGATGAAGATGTAGCATGCATCCACGTGGAAATAAGTTAAAAATGCATCGTCCAATCTGTTACCGTCTATTGAAATGGTCTTCTGGCTTCAATCCAATCCACTTATCCATGATAAGCGCCACCAGCACATGCGCTTCGTGGTACAGTACATGTAGCAAACACGTGTGGTGAtgcagaccgttgatctgattggCCACAGCCTGCATGGTCCATATAAAAATAGATAGTAGTGATTGAGCAACCTTGACCGTCTGATAGCCATGAGTTTCTCCGGTTGAATGTAGACCAATTGCTTATTTCTTTTCATCTAACTTTCATAGTCTACTCGCCTTGATTTTTGTGATACAGTGCATCCATGTGCTGGCCCCCCAAACCAACGGCTAGGATCAGAATATCAAAGTGCCATGTGTACGATGGAGATGAAGCAGCCATATCGTTGAACACCGTGAAGCGTGTGGACCAAAGTATCATATTATA
Proteins encoded in this window:
- the LOC131220363 gene encoding putative germin-like protein 2-1 — its product is MAHHILFLGFLALSCSLALASSPLQDFCVAKPNSQVLVNGLACEDPKLAQADDFFFTGLHKPGNTSNFLGSAVTPVFAAHLPGLNTLGISMVRIDYAPWGLISPHTHPRATEILTVVEGTIYAGFVTSNPDNRLIAKVLQKGDVFVFPEGLIHFQRNIGYGSAVAIAALSSENPGVITIANSVFGSNGPISTEVLTKAFQLDKDAVDYLQSKF